GGGCAACGGATTAATGAATTGATCCTAAAAACTGGCTCAATTGTTAATACTTATGGCGTGAAGCAAATTGCTGACCGTGATTTCTATATCTTAAATAATAATTATTATCTGGCTACTGGCAATGTTCAAAGCGTGAAACGTAAATTAATTCACAATGCTTACACTTATAATGAGTTTGGTAAGAGACTAGGTAAGACTACCACCAAAAAAGGTAAGGTTCTAGCTACTTATGGTGAGCCAGTCAAAATTCGTGGTCAAAAATATTATATTGTCGGTGCTAATCGCTATGTTAAAGCAGCTAACTTTAAGAAAGCTAAGCATAATATTAAGCCAGCACAGCAGATAAAGGCTGATCCACAAAAAGATCAAATAATGCATAGTTCCTATTTATATGATGAAAAAGGACAGCGAGTAAATGAAGTAACATTAAAAGCAGGTTCACGGGTAAAGGTCGATAAGACTATCCATCGCGTCGGTGCGCGGAAGTTTTACCAGTTAGATAATGGTTATTACATTGCTAAACGTAATATTACTGGTGATGAGGTTGTTTTGAACCATAATGCTTATGTTTATAACAAGTATGGTAGGCGTGCTAATCAAAAGGTACTAAAACGCGGTTCAACCATTACGGTTTATGGTGATTGGGTTTCTCTTCAAGGTACGAGATATTGGATCATTGGTAAAGGCAGATATGTAAAGGCTGCTAATCTTTAGTTAGTTTGACTAATGCTAAAAATAGTTTGAGATTGCACTCAAACTATTTTTTTGCTTGCTAATTAAAAAAATTGGATTATTTTTAGCACTCGGCTTGACATTCTGCTAAAAGCTAGTATCATAATAATTGTTAGCACCAAAGATGTAAGAGTGCTAAAAGTGAGGGCGATATTTATGTTGACCGAACGTCAAGAATTAATTTTAAAAACAATCATCAATGATTTTACACAAACTCATGATCCAGTGGGTTCAAAAACCGTAATGAGTCAGTTGCCGATTAAGGTGTCAAGTGCTACTATTCGTAATGAAATGGCTGCGCTTGAAGAAAAGGGCTTAATCGAAAAGACTCATTCATCTAGTGGACGAATTCCGTCAACTGCAGGTTATCGTTATTATCTAGATAATTTGGTTGAACCATTGCAGTTGCCTGAGAATGTTTACCAGCATATTATGCAGCAGCTTGATCAACCATTTCATCAGGTTAATGAAATTGTGCAGGAAGCAGCTAAGATTTTGTCAGATTTGACCAATTATACAGCTTTTGCGGAAGGTCCTGAGAGTCGCAACGTAACTATTACGGGTTTCAGAATCGTACCACTATTTAATAGACAAATTATGGCAATTCTAGTTACCAGCGATGGTAATGTCCAAAATCAGGTCTATAACTTGCCACGTCACATTAGTGGCGATGAGATTGAGCGAGCTGTACGCTTGCTCAATGACAAATTGGTAGGTAAGAGTTTAGATGAAGTGACACCTAGTTTACTTGCTAAGTCTTTAGGAAAGCATACCAGTAGTCAGCAAGCAAATGAACTGATTGCATTGGTTGAGGACGTTCTTAAGGATGCTGCAAGTGATCAGATGTATGTTGATGGGCAGATTAACTTATTGAGTAATAGCTCAATTGGTGATTCATCGCATATCAGGTCGTTATATGACTTAGTTGATCGTAACGACTTACTTTCTAGATTGTTAGACACTACTGATGATCAGCAGCTTGGTGGTCGTTCAGTTCGTGTCAGGCTTGGATCTGAATTACCCGGTGATTTGCTAAAGGATTATAGTTTGTTAACTGCAGAATATAGTGTTGGTTCGCATGGTAAAGGAATGATTGCTTTACTAGGTCCAACTAATATGCCATATTCTCAGGTGTTGGGATTGTTAGAATATTTTAGAAATGAATTAGCCAAGAAACTACTTGACTATTATGGTAGATTTCAATAAAGGAGGTTAGCTGTGAGCAAGGAAAAGTTTCCTAGTGAAGAGGATTTAAAACAAAAAGAAGCGACTACTGCTAAAAGTAAGTCGAAAGCTAAATCTGCAGCTAAAGCCGATTCTGAGGGTAAAAACTCAGATAAAAAAACCAATGCTACTGCTAAGGTAGAAAAACAGATTACAGATTTACAGGCGCAAAATAAAGAACTTGAAGATAAGTTTTTGCGTAGTCAAGCAGAAATGCAAAATATGCAGACGCGCTATAATAATGAACGGACGCAACTAATTAAGTATGAATCGCAATCGTTGGCTAAGGATGTTTTGCCAGCGGTTGATAATTTAGAGCGTGCTCTGGCTACGAAGGTAGATGATGACGCTTCTCAGCAGCTTAAAAGGGGAGTACAAATGACTTTGGATTCCCTAGTTAAAGCCTTAAAAGATCATGGTATTAGTGAAATTGAAGCTGAGAATAGCCCATTTGATCCGACGTTGCATCAAGCTGTTCAAACAGTTACAGCTGAAAACGATGATCAAAAAGATCATGTCGTGCAGGTTTTGCAAAAAGGATATCAATATAAAGACCGTACACTTAGACCAGCAATGGTTGTTGTTGCACAGTAATTGAAAGGAAGAATATAAATGTCAAAAGTTATTGGGATTGATTTAGGAACTACTAACTCTGCAGTTGCTGTTTTAGAAGGTAAAGAACCAAAGATTATAACTAATCCGGAAGGTAATCGGACTACACCATCAGTTGTTGCCTTTAAAGATGGTGAAACACAAGTCGGTGAAGTTGCCAAGCGTCAAGCGATTACTAATCCAAATACCATTTCCTCAATTAAGCGTCACATGGGTGAAGATGGCTACAAGGTTAAAATTGGTGATAAGGCTTATACTCCACAAGAAATTTCTGCAATGATTTTGCAATACATCAAGAAATTCTCTGAAGACTATTTAGGAGAAGAAGTTACTGAAGCAGTTGTTACTGTTCCTGCATACTTTAACGATGCACAACGTCAAGCTACTAAAGATGCTGGTAAAATTGCTGGTCTAGATGTTAAACGGATCATTAATGAACCAACTGCTTCATCACTTGCTTATGGTCTTGATAAAGACTCAGAAGATGAAAAAGTATTAGTTTACGACCTTGGTGGTGGTACCTTTGATGTTTCTGTTTTGCAATTAGGTGATGGCGTCTTCCAAGTACTGTCCACTAACGGTGATACTAATCTTGGTGGGGATGACTTTGATAATGCCATTATTGATTGGTTAGTTGCTAACTTCAAATCAGAAAACAATGTTGATCTTTCTAAGGATAAGATGGCATTGCAACGGTTAAAGGATGCAGCAGAAAAGGCTAAGAAAGATTTGTCTGGTGTATCTTCAACCCACATTTCATTACCATTCATTTCTGCTGGTGACGCAGGTCCATTGCACCTTGAAGCTGATTTGACTCGTGCCAAGTTTGATGAGTTAACTTCTGATTTAGTTGATCGGACTAAGGTTCCGTTTGATAATGCTTTAAAGGATGCTGATTTAACTGTTAACGATATTGACAAGGTTATCTTAAATGGTGGTTCAACTAGAATTCCTGCTGTTCAAGATGCAGTTAAGAAGTGGTCTGGAAAAGAACCTGATCACTCAATTAACCCTGATGAAGCCGTAGCTTTAGGTGCTGCTGTTCAAGGTGGGGTTATCTCAGGTGACGTTAAGGATGTTGTTTTGCTTGATGTTACGCCACTTTCACTTGGTATCGAAACCATGGGTGGTGTCTTCACTAAGTTGATTGATAAGAATACGACAATCCCAACTTCTAAGAGTCAAATTTTCTCAACTGCAGCTGATAATCAACCAGCCGTTGATGTTCATGTTTTGCAAGGAGAACGTCCAATGGCAGCTGATGACAAGACTTTAGGTCGATTTGAATTAACTGATATTCCAGCAGCTCCTCGTGGTGTACCTCAAATCCAAGTTACTTTTGATATCGATAAGAACGGTATCGTTAATGTTTCTGCTAAGGATACTGGTACTGGTAAAGAACAAAAGATTACCATCAAGAGTTCGTCTGGTTTATCCGATGAAGAAATTCAAAAGATGCAAAAAGAAGCCGAAGAACATGCTGAAGAAGATAAAAAGAAGAAGGAAGAAGTCGACCTTCGCAATGAAGTTGATCAATTAATCTTCTCAACTGAAAAGACTTTGAAAGATGTTAAGGACAATGACAAGATCACCGAAGATGATACTAAGAAAGTCCAAACTGCTTTAGATGATTTGAAGAAAGCCCAAAAAGATAACGACTTAGATGCAATGAAGTCTAAGAAGGATGACTTATCTAAGGCTGCTCAAGATTTAGCTGTAAAACTATATCAGGCTAATGGCGGCGATCAAGCCGCTCAAGGCCAAGCTGATCCAAACCAAGGGCCACAAGATCCCAATGGTGGTAATTCAGATAATGGTTCTGCTGGTGATGGCGACTTTCACAAAGTAGACTCAGATAAGTAAAGAGTTTATAATTGAATAAATTAGAAAAGAACTGCCGCAATAGTAGTTCTTTTCTTTTGGAAAGTAAGGAGTTTTTAAATGGCACAAGAAGATTATTATGGTGTGCTAGGTGTTGATCGCAATGCCAGCGACAAAGAAATTGATGCTGCTTACCGGAAATTAGCAAAGAAGTATCATCCAGATCTTAATCATGAGGCTGGGGCAGAAGAAAAGTATAAAGAAGTTAATGAAGCGTACGAAGTTCTGCATGATAAGGATAAGCGTGCGCAATATGATCAGTTTGGTTCTGCTGGTGTTAACGGTCAAGGCGGCTTTGGTGGAGCAGGAGCGGGAGCTGGTCAAGGTTTTGGCGGTTTCGGAGACTTTGGCGACATCTTTAATGATTTCTTCGGAGGTGGCGGCAGCCAGCGGCGCGCTGATCCAACTGCTCCAACTCGTGGTCAAGACCTTGATTATACCTTGACTATTGATTTTATGGATGCAATTAATGGTAAAAAGACGCAGGTTTCCTACACTCGTAGTGAAGTTTGTCCAACTTGCAAGGGTAACGGCGCAGAAAAAGGTACTCACCCAATTACCTGTGATAAATGTAATGGCTCTGGTTATATGACCGTTACTCAAAACTCAATGTTAGGTGTAGTGCGGCGTCAGACAGTCTGTGATAAATGTAGCGGTCGTGGTGTGATTATTGAACATCCATGTCAAACTTGTAAGGGTCAAGGAACGATTGATGGCAAAAATACCATTGAAGTTAACATCCCAGCTGGCATCGACAATGGTCAACAGTTACGCTATGAAGGCCAAGGAGAAGCCGGTACTAATGGTGGACCTTATGGTGATTTGTATATTAGTTACCGTATTAAACCGTCTAAAGATTTTGAACGAAAAGGTAATACAATTTATACTACTGTTCCAATCTCTTTTGCTCAAGCAACGTTAGGTGATGAAATTACGGTCAAGACTGTGCATGGTGATAGTAAACTTAAAATTCCGGCTGGAACTCAGCCAAATAAGAAGTTCACGTTGAAGGGTGATGGAGTGCCATATTTGCGTGGTAATGGCAAGGGCGATCAAATCACCACTATTCAAGTGCAGATTCCAACTTCAATTAATGATGATCAAAAACAGGCATTGGTTGATTTTGTTAAAGCTGGTGGCGGTTCGATTACTCCCCAAGAAAAAGGGTTCTTTGAAAGACTAAAAGACAAAATTAAATAATCTAAAAGCATTAGGGTAAATCCTTAATGCTTTTTGTATGATTAAATTCTTAATAGGTTTTCTCTGCTTCAATGAATTTGCTATAATAAAGGTAATAGAATAAAGGGTGCAAATAATTTATGGATATTAAAGAATTACAAGATTATCAAAGACACATTCGTAATTTTTCGATTGTGGCGCATATTGATCATGGTAAGTCAACGATTGCTGATCGTATTTTGGAATTAACGGATACAGTATCGCAGCGGCAATTAAAAAATCAAATGCTAGATGATATGCCACTTGAGCGGCAACGCGGAATTACGATTAAGATGAACTCGGTACAAATTAAGTACCATGCCCAAGATGGTGAAGATTATATTTTCCACTTAATTGATACACCAGGACATGTGGATTTTTCTTATGAAGTGTCACGGTCGCTGGCTGCTTGTGAGGGAGCATTACTAGTAGTTGATGCTTCTCAAGGGGTACAGGCACAAACGTTGGCCAACACCTATCTAGCGATTGATGACGATTTAGAAATCTTGCCGGTGATTAACAAGATTGATTTGCCTTCTGCGGATCCAGAACGTGCTAAGGAAGAGATTGAGGAAATGCTTGGTCTTGATGCTAGCGATGCAGTTGAGGTCTCAGGTAAAACGGGGCAGGGGATTGCTGAAATGCTAGAGCAAATTGTCCAGAAAGTTCCCGCTCCCGCTGGGGATTTAACGGCACCACTCAAGAGTTTAATTTTTGATTCCAAATATGATGATTATCGCGGAGTTGTCTTGTCTGTTCGCATTGAAGATGGAACAGTTAAGGCTGGTGATGAAATCGAAATTATGAATACTGGTAAAAAATATGAGGTAACTGAGGTTGGCGTTTTAAGCCCTGCTCCAGTTCAAAAAGATATTTTAATTGCCGGTGATGTTGGCTATTTAACGGCTAATATTAAATCTGTCCGAGAAACGCGTGTTGGTGACACGATAACTTCAGCAGCTAATCCCACTTCTGAGCCGCTACCAGGTTATCGACAAATTCCACCAATGGTTTATTCAGGAATGTATCCAGTCGATAATTCCAAATATGATGATTTAAAAGAAGCTTTGCAAAAGTTGCAGTTAAATGATGCTGCCTTAGAATTCGAGCCAGAAACTTCGACTGCTTTGGGCTTCGGGTTTCGTTGTGGTTTTTTGGGATTATTACATATGGATGTGGTTCAGGAACGGATCGAGCAAGAATTTGATCTGGATCTAATTATGACAGCGCCGTCCGTTGATTATCATGCAATTATGAACGATGGTTCAACTAAGGTAATTGATAATCCAGCTGATTTGCCAACTGCTGGTGAATATAAGGAGGTTCAAGAGCCTTATGTTAAGGCAGAAGTAATGGTACCTAACGATTTTGTGGGTCCTGTGATGGAGCTTTGTCAGAAAAAGCGGGGAGAATTTGTCACTATGGACTACCTCGATAAGTACAGAGTCAATGTTATTTACAATATGCCATTAGCAGAAATTATCTATGATTTCTTTGATGAATTGAAGTCATCAACTAAAGGTTATGCTTCATTAGACTATGAGATTACTGGTTACAGGGCAACTGATTTAGTTAAAATTGA
This DNA window, taken from Lactobacillus sp. ESL0684, encodes the following:
- the hrcA gene encoding heat-inducible transcriptional repressor HrcA; translation: MLTERQELILKTIINDFTQTHDPVGSKTVMSQLPIKVSSATIRNEMAALEEKGLIEKTHSSSGRIPSTAGYRYYLDNLVEPLQLPENVYQHIMQQLDQPFHQVNEIVQEAAKILSDLTNYTAFAEGPESRNVTITGFRIVPLFNRQIMAILVTSDGNVQNQVYNLPRHISGDEIERAVRLLNDKLVGKSLDEVTPSLLAKSLGKHTSSQQANELIALVEDVLKDAASDQMYVDGQINLLSNSSIGDSSHIRSLYDLVDRNDLLSRLLDTTDDQQLGGRSVRVRLGSELPGDLLKDYSLLTAEYSVGSHGKGMIALLGPTNMPYSQVLGLLEYFRNELAKKLLDYYGRFQ
- the grpE gene encoding nucleotide exchange factor GrpE, with the translated sequence MSKEKFPSEEDLKQKEATTAKSKSKAKSAAKADSEGKNSDKKTNATAKVEKQITDLQAQNKELEDKFLRSQAEMQNMQTRYNNERTQLIKYESQSLAKDVLPAVDNLERALATKVDDDASQQLKRGVQMTLDSLVKALKDHGISEIEAENSPFDPTLHQAVQTVTAENDDQKDHVVQVLQKGYQYKDRTLRPAMVVVAQ
- the dnaK gene encoding molecular chaperone DnaK, which translates into the protein MSKVIGIDLGTTNSAVAVLEGKEPKIITNPEGNRTTPSVVAFKDGETQVGEVAKRQAITNPNTISSIKRHMGEDGYKVKIGDKAYTPQEISAMILQYIKKFSEDYLGEEVTEAVVTVPAYFNDAQRQATKDAGKIAGLDVKRIINEPTASSLAYGLDKDSEDEKVLVYDLGGGTFDVSVLQLGDGVFQVLSTNGDTNLGGDDFDNAIIDWLVANFKSENNVDLSKDKMALQRLKDAAEKAKKDLSGVSSTHISLPFISAGDAGPLHLEADLTRAKFDELTSDLVDRTKVPFDNALKDADLTVNDIDKVILNGGSTRIPAVQDAVKKWSGKEPDHSINPDEAVALGAAVQGGVISGDVKDVVLLDVTPLSLGIETMGGVFTKLIDKNTTIPTSKSQIFSTAADNQPAVDVHVLQGERPMAADDKTLGRFELTDIPAAPRGVPQIQVTFDIDKNGIVNVSAKDTGTGKEQKITIKSSSGLSDEEIQKMQKEAEEHAEEDKKKKEEVDLRNEVDQLIFSTEKTLKDVKDNDKITEDDTKKVQTALDDLKKAQKDNDLDAMKSKKDDLSKAAQDLAVKLYQANGGDQAAQGQADPNQGPQDPNGGNSDNGSAGDGDFHKVDSDK
- the dnaJ gene encoding molecular chaperone DnaJ — protein: MAQEDYYGVLGVDRNASDKEIDAAYRKLAKKYHPDLNHEAGAEEKYKEVNEAYEVLHDKDKRAQYDQFGSAGVNGQGGFGGAGAGAGQGFGGFGDFGDIFNDFFGGGGSQRRADPTAPTRGQDLDYTLTIDFMDAINGKKTQVSYTRSEVCPTCKGNGAEKGTHPITCDKCNGSGYMTVTQNSMLGVVRRQTVCDKCSGRGVIIEHPCQTCKGQGTIDGKNTIEVNIPAGIDNGQQLRYEGQGEAGTNGGPYGDLYISYRIKPSKDFERKGNTIYTTVPISFAQATLGDEITVKTVHGDSKLKIPAGTQPNKKFTLKGDGVPYLRGNGKGDQITTIQVQIPTSINDDQKQALVDFVKAGGGSITPQEKGFFERLKDKIK
- the lepA gene encoding translation elongation factor 4, which encodes MDIKELQDYQRHIRNFSIVAHIDHGKSTIADRILELTDTVSQRQLKNQMLDDMPLERQRGITIKMNSVQIKYHAQDGEDYIFHLIDTPGHVDFSYEVSRSLAACEGALLVVDASQGVQAQTLANTYLAIDDDLEILPVINKIDLPSADPERAKEEIEEMLGLDASDAVEVSGKTGQGIAEMLEQIVQKVPAPAGDLTAPLKSLIFDSKYDDYRGVVLSVRIEDGTVKAGDEIEIMNTGKKYEVTEVGVLSPAPVQKDILIAGDVGYLTANIKSVRETRVGDTITSAANPTSEPLPGYRQIPPMVYSGMYPVDNSKYDDLKEALQKLQLNDAALEFEPETSTALGFGFRCGFLGLLHMDVVQERIEQEFDLDLIMTAPSVDYHAIMNDGSTKVIDNPADLPTAGEYKEVQEPYVKAEVMVPNDFVGPVMELCQKKRGEFVTMDYLDKYRVNVIYNMPLAEIIYDFFDELKSSTKGYASLDYEITGYRATDLVKIDILLNKEAVDALSFIAHRDEAQKRARQMTSMLKKLIPRQNFEVDIQGAIGAKIISRATVKPYRKDVTWKIHTGDPDRRAKLLAKQKRGKKRMKAVGRVEVPQDAFMAVLKMNDDDLNTK